The proteins below come from a single Juglans regia cultivar Chandler chromosome 12, Walnut 2.0, whole genome shotgun sequence genomic window:
- the LOC108998174 gene encoding cold-regulated 413 plasma membrane protein 2-like, with amino-acid sequence MGRMNYLAMKTDPAMDDLIGSDINDPKIAAKKLINHATKLAGLSFGTSFLEWVASFAAIYLLILDRTNRRTNMLTSLLVPYIFFSLPSVLFDFFRGEVGKWISFIAVVLRLFFPRRFPDWLEMPGSLILLLVVAPSFFADTLKDSWVGILICLIIGCYLLQEHIRAAGGFRNSFTQTHGISNTVGIILLLVYPVWALVVYFL; translated from the exons ATGGGGAGGATGAATTATTTGGCTATGAAAACTGATCCGGCAATGGATGATTTGATCGGCTCTGATATCAATGACCCCAAGATCGCTGCAAAGAAGCTCATCAATCATGCCACTAAGCTTGCTGGCCTCAGCTTTGGGACTTCTTTTCTGGAATGGGTGGCTTCCTTCGCAGCTAT TTATTTGCTGATATTGGATCGAACCAACAGGAGAACAAACATGCTGACTTCACTTTTAGTCCCTTACATATTCTTTAGCCTTCCTTCAGTGCTGTTCGATTTTTTCAG AGGAGAGGTTGGAAAATGGATTTCTTTCATTGCAGTTGTACTAAGGCTCTTCTTCCCGCGACGCTTCCCAG ATTGGCTGGAGATGCCAGGATCTTTGATTCTTCTCTTGGTTGTGGCTCCCAGCTTCTTTGCAGACACCTTGAAGGACAGCTGGGTTGGTATCTTGATATGCCTTATCATTGGTTGTTACCTACTGCAAGAGCACATTCGGGCAGCCGGAGGATTCAGAAATTCCTTCACTCAAACCCATGGCATATCCAACACCGTTGGCATTATCCTTCTGTTAGTTTATCCTGTCTGGGCGCTGGTTGTTTACTTTCTCTAG